A genomic window from Populus nigra chromosome 7, ddPopNigr1.1, whole genome shotgun sequence includes:
- the LOC133699513 gene encoding glucan endo-1,3-beta-D-glucosidase 1, producing the protein MLKKLKRRVLTSIRKSFRKPRKRMPYKPPTPSPSPPPQSPSPPQTPTMPQHSQHKPPNFPFLFPKAQSTVLPDPSLFLSPSLLSSPLPTNSFFQNFTLKNGDQPEYIHPYLIKSSLSSLSVSYPSQSHNSSFIYQVFVVDLTISATNKTDPNPGKSHVISSYSDLSVTLDMPSSNFRFFLVRGSPFLTCLITGNTEITISTIHAILSFSSSNSLTKYTVKLNNNQTWLIYSSSPINLSHDLSSITSEGFSGIIRIAVLPDSDPKYEAILDRFSSCYPISGDASFTKPFCLEYRWEKKGWGDLLMLAHPLHLRLLSSKDSDVTVLDDFKYNSIDGELVGVVGDSWVLKTDPVSVTWHSIKGIKEESYGEIVDALVKDVEGLDSSAITTTSSYFYGKLIARAARLALIAEEVNFLDVIPTIRKFLKETIDPWLEGTFGGNGFLHDDKWGGIVTKQGLTDSGADFGFGIYNDHHYHLGYFLYGIAVLAKVDPAWGRKYRSQAYSLMADFMNLGRRSNSNYTRLRCFDLYKLHSWAGGLTEFADGRNQESTSEAVNAYYSAALMGLAYGDTHLVATGSMLAALEIHAAQTWWHVKEGDKLYTEDFTGENRLVGVLWASKRDSGLWFAPPAWKECRLGIQLLPLLPISEVLFSDVGFVRKLVNWTLPALGREGVGEGWKGFVYALEGIYDKEIALEKIKNLKDHDDGNTLTNLLWWIHSRGDEEEGGWEGGGKFSWFGYYCH; encoded by the coding sequence ATGTTGAAAAAACTGAAGAGGCGAGTCCTCACCTCAATACGCAAGTCCTTCAGAAAACCTCGCAAGCGAATGCCTTATAAACCTCCTACCCCAAGTCCATCTCCACCTCCACAATCTCCTTCTCCTCCGCAAACTCCAACCATGCCTCAGCATTCTCAGCACAAGCCACCAAATTTTCCATTTCTCTTCCCTAAAGCTCAATCCACGGTCCTCCCTGATCCATCCCTTTTCCTCTCTccttctctcctctcctctccattGCCCACCAACTCTTTCTTTCAAAACTTTACTCTTAAAAATGGTGATCAACCTGAATATATCCATCCATATCTCATAAAATCCTCTCTTTCTTCCCTTTCTGTTTCCTACCCATCTCAGTCTCACAACTCTTCTTTCATTTACCAGGTTTTTGTCGTTGATTTAACCATCTCCGCAACAAATAAAACTGACCCGAATCCAGGAAAAAGCCATGTTATCTCGTCTTATAGTGATCTTAGCGTCACTTTGGATATGCCCTCTTCGAATTTTCGGTTTTTTCTTGTTAGAGGAAGCCCTTTCTTGACTTGTTTGATCACTGGCAATACTGAAATTACCATTTCAACGATCCACGCCATTCTCTCATTCTCTTCAAGTAATTCGCTCACCAAGTACACTGTCAAGCTCAACAACAACCAAACATGGCTCATATATTCATCTTCTCCTATAAATTTGAGTCACGATCTTTCTTCTATCACTTCTGAAGGGTTTTCAGGGATTATAAGGATTGCTGTATTGCCGGATTCTGATCCTAAATATGAAGCAATTCTTGATAGGTTCAGTTCTTGCTATCCCATATCAGGTGATGCATCTTTCACTAAACCATTTTGTTTAGAGTATAGATGGGAAAAGAAAGGTTGGGGTGATTTGCTTATGCTTGCACATCCTTTGCATTTAAGGCTTTTATCTAGTAAGGATTCTGATGTTACTGTTTTAGATGATTTCAAGTATAATAGTATTGATGGTGAACTTGTTGGTGTTGTTGGGGATTCTTGGGTGTTGAAAACTGATCCTGTTTCAGTAACTTGGCACTCAATTAAGGGTATCAAAGAGGAATCTTATGGTGAAATTGTTGATGCACTTGTTAAGGATGTTGAGGGCTTAGATTCATCAGCTATAACAACAACATCATCTTATTTTTATGGTAAACTGATTGCAAGAGCAGCAAGGTTGGCTTTGATAGCTGAGGAGGtgaattttcttgatgtgaTTCCAACTATAAGAAAGTTCTTGAAGGAAACAATTGATCCATGGTTGGAAGGGACTTTTGGTGGGAATGGTTTCTTACATGATGATAAATGGGGTGGGATTGTCACCAAACAAGGGCTAACAGATTCGGGTGCTGATTTTGGGTTTGGGATTTATAATGACCATCACTATCATTTGGGGTACTTTCTGTATGGCATTGCTGTTCTTGCAAAAGTTGATCCAGCATGGGGTAGGAAGTACAGGTCACAAGCTTATTCACTTATGGCTGATTTTATGAACTTGGGAAGGCgatcaaattcaaattatacGCGCTTGAGGTGCTTTGATTTGTATAAATTGCATTCTTGGGCTGGAGGGCTAACTGAATTTGCCGATGGGCGGAACCAAGAGAGTACAAGTGAGGCAGTGAATGCATACTATTCAGCGGCTTTAATGGGTTTAGCATATGGAGACACTCATCTTGTTGCCACGGGATCAATGCTTGCTGCGTTGGAGATTCACGCAGCACAAACATGGTGGCATGTAAAAGAGGGCGATAAGCTGTACACGGAAGATTTCACTGGAGAGAACAGGTTGGTGGGTGTTTTGTGGGCTAGCAAGAGGGATAGCGGGCTCTGGTTTGCTCCTCCTGCATGGAAAGAGTGTAGGCTCGGCATTCAGTTGCTGCCCTTGTTGCCTATTAGCGAAGTTTTATTCTCTGATGTTGGATTTGTAAGAAAGCTAGTGAATTGGACATTACCAGCTTTGGGGAGAGAAGGAGTTGGAGAAGGATGGAAAGGATTTGTTTATGCCTTGGAAGGCATTTATGACAAAGAAATTGCTTTGGAGAAGATTAAGAACTTGAAAGATCATGACGATGGCAACACACTTACTAATCTGTTATGGTGGATTCACAGCAGAGGTGATGAAGAGGAAGGGGGGTGG